The genomic stretch GGCGATTCGATACAGCCCGGAATCGAAGGATGTGTTCCCCAGGCAACAAAAAACCCGCCGAAGCGGGTTTTTTGTCGATCCGGTCACACGGTGCCCGGCCTTACAGTTCGGCGAAGCACTCTTCGATGATCTTCAGGCCTTTGTCCAGTTGCTCGTCCGGCGAGGTCAGCGGCACCAGCACCCGCAGAACGTTGCCGTAGGTGCCGCAGGACAGCAGGATCAGGCCTTTTTCACGGGCCTTGGCCACCACGGCCGCCACGGCGGTCGGGTTCGGCTTGTGGCTGTCGCCGTTCTCGAACAGCTCGACGGCGATCATCGCGCCCAGGGCACGGACTTCACCGATCACCGGGTACTTGGCCTGGATGGCCTTGAGGCCGGTCACCAGACGCTCGCCGACGGCCTTGCAACGGTCCAGCAGCTTCTCTTCCTCGAACACTTCCATCACCGCCAGCGCAGCGGCGCAGGCAATCGGGCTGCCGGCGTAGGTGCCGCCCAGGCCGCCCGGCGCGATGGCGTCCATGTATTCGGCCTTGCCGCACACACCGGCCAGCGGGAAGCCGCCGGCGATGGATTTGGCGAAGGTGGTCAGGTCGGCGGCAACGCCCATCTGCTCCATGGCGAAGAAGGTGCCGGTGCGGCCGGCGCCGGTCTGCACTTCGTCAGCGATCAGCAGGATGCCGTGCTGGTCGCACAGGGCGCGCAGACGCTTCATGAACTCTTTCGGCGCGACGTAGAAACCACCTTCGCCCTGCACAGGCTCGATGATGATCGCGGCGATGTCCTTCGGCTCGGCGTCGTTCTTGAAGATGCGCTCGATGCTGGCGATGGAGTCGTCGATGCTCACGCCGTGCAGTTCGTTCGGGTACAGCGCACGGAAGATGCCGCCCGGCATCAGGCCCATGCCGGCCGAGTAAGGCACGACCTTGCCGGTCAGGCCCAGGGTCATCATGGTGCGGCCGTGGTAGGCGCCGGTGAAGGCGATCACGCCGGCGCGGCCGGTGGCGGCACGGGCGATCTTCACGGCGTTCTCGACGGCTTCGGAACCGGTGGTCACCAGCAGGGTTTTCTTGGCGAAGTCACCCGGCACGCGGGCGTTGATCTTCTCGCACAGCTCGACGTAAGGCTCGTAGGCCAGCACCTGGAAGCAGGTGTGGGTCAGCTTGTTCAGTTGCTCGGTCACGGCGGCGATGATTTTCGGGTGCACGTGGCCGGTGTTCAGCACGGCGATGCCGCCGGCGAAGTCGATGAACTCGCGGCCTTCGACGTCGGTCACGGTGGCGTTCTTCGCGGAGTCGGCGAAGATCGGGTGGATCTGGCCGACGCCACGTGGAACAGCGGCTACACGGCGGGCCATCAGATCAGCGTTAGTCTTGCTCATTACATTCCTCATTCGCCGCTCATCGGTCGGCGTGGTTCAAGGATTACGCAGCGGGGAGGCAACTGGGGCAGCATGCGATGATCGACTGCCGCAGCTATCCCGGCCGCAGAGAAAATTCCGTTGTGGAGCGACGCAAAGGGACAGCGCTCTCGTGCCCTTTGCGCTTGGAGCAAAGCCTTGCCGGCGCGTCTCAGACGCCCAGGCAGAGGTATTTGATTTCCAGGTAGTCCTCGATGCCGTACTTGGAGCCTTCACGGCCCAGGCCCGACGCCTTGATGCCGCCGAACGGCGCGACTTCGTTGGAGATCAACCCGGTGTTGACGCCGACCATGCCGTATTCCAGGGCCTCGGCCACACGGAACACACGGCCCAGGTCGCGGGCATAGAAGTAGGAGGCCAGGCCGAACTCGGTGTCGTTGGACATCGCGATCACTTCGGCTTCGTCCTTGAAGCGGAACAGCGGCGCCAGCGGGCCGAAGGTCTCTTCCTTGGCCACGGCGGCATCCTTGGACACGTTGGTCAGGATGGTCGGCTCGAAGAAGTTGCCTTGCATCGGCTTGCCGCCGGACAGCACGGTCGCGCCTTTGCCCACGGCGTCGGCGATGTGCTCCTGCACCTTGGCCACGGCCTTCTCGTCGATCAAGGGACCGGTGGTGGTGCCTTCCTCCAGACCGTTGCCGATCTTGAGCTTGGCCACGGCGGCCTTCAGCTTCTCGGCGAACGCGTCGTAGACCGCGTCCTGGATGTACAGGCGGTTGGCGCAGACGCAGGTCTGGCCGTTGTTGCGGTACTTGGAAATGATCGCGCCTTCGACGGCCTTATCCAGGTCCGCGTCGTCGAACACGATGAACGGCGCGTTGCCGCCCAGTTCCAGGGACACTTTCTTGATGTCCTTGGCGCATTCCGACATCAGTTGGCGACCGATCTCGGTGGAGCCGGTGAAGGACAGCTTGCGCACGGTCGGGTTGCCGGTCAGTTCGCTGCCGATGTCGCCGGCGCTGCCGGTGACCACGCTGAACACGCCTTTGGGAATGCCGGCGCGCTGGGCCAGTTCAGCCAAGGCGAAGGCGGAGAACGGGGTCTGCGAAGCGGGCTTGAGCACCATGGTGCAACCGGCGGCCAGGGCCGGGCCGGCCTTGCGGGTGATCATCGCCGCCGGGAAGTTCCACGGGGTGATGGCGGCGGTGACGCCGATCGGCTGCTTGATCACGATCAGGCGCTTGTCCGGCTGGTGGCCGGGGATCACGTCGCCGTAGATGCGCTTGGCTTCCTCGGCGAACCACTCGATGAACGAGGCGGCGTAGACGATTTCGCCCTTGGCTTCGGCCAGCGGCTTGCCTTGCTCGAGGGTCATCAGACGGGCCAGGTCGTCCTGGTTCTCGATGATCAGCTCGAACCAGCGGCGCAGCTTGGAGGCGCGCTCCTTGGCGGTCAGCGCACGCCAGGCCGGCAGCGCCTTGTCGGCGGCCTCGATGGCGCGGCGGGTCTCGGCGGTGCCCATCTTCGGCACGGTGCCCAGGATTTCGCCCGTGGCCGGGTTGTTGACCTTGATCGTCTGACCGTTGTCCGCATCGACCCAAGCGCCATCGATGAAGGCTTGCTGGCGGAACAACTGGGTGTCTTTAAGCTGCATGTCGGCTTTCCTTAACAGCACCGCGCACGGCGCGGAGCAAAATTATGATTGTAGAAAGGCGCCTCTCGAGGCTGCCGTCAGGGAAATCATTCACCGGGTGAAGCACATGGATGGCGCACGGTCCGTAGCGTGTGCGGCTCAGCACCCAGACAAGGAGCGTTTGAAATCTCAAACGAATCCTAGGTTCAACAGGTTTAAAGGACAATAGGCCGTTCGAAAAAAAGAACAAAAACGGCGCATTTGCTGAGGTTTTCGGATCAACGAGCAAAAGGCCCCGCTCGGTGGGCGGGGCCTTTTGCAGTATCGGCGACGGGTGTTTCAGGTTTTCGGCGCCTTGGCGGCGGCATCCTGGAGGATGTTCCGGGTCGCCAGGGCATCCGCCGTGGTGTCGAGGCTGTAGATCTGCATCACGCCCTGGGTGGCCGCTGCCTGGGCCAGGATGTTCTGCTGTTGCTGGGCGTTCACGGCATTCTCGAACAGGATGCCGGTGGAGTGCGCCATGGATTGGTAGAGACTGCCCAACGCCATCGCCGGCGCCTCGGCCAGCACGTTGACGTTGGTTTGGGTGACCGCATCGGTGATCTGATCATTCACGGTTGCCATGTTCCGGCTCCTTTCGCTGGACGCTGGGTTGCTCATGCATTGGCGGCCCGCTCGGCCAGGTTGGCGCTGAAGCGGGCGATGCTCTGGTTGATCCGTTCAAGCGCCTGGTCCACGCCTTCGCCGTCCAGGGCACCGGTGGCCGCCGCGACCGCCGCGGCGCCGCCCACCAGCAGGTGAGTGTTGAGCGCCCCCAATGCGCTTTCGCTGGCGATCTCCAGTTCGTCGTTGACGATGCTTTCGGTCATCTTGCGCAGCAGCACGCCCTGGGCGGCCAGGGCCAGTTTGGTCACGCCGTCGAAATAGCTGGCCGCCGACTGCGCCACCAGGCCGCTGGCCTGACGCACCAGCAGCTCCGACGCGAGGGCCGAGACCACCGGCGTCTGCGTGGCCAGTTGGGTGTTCAGCAAATTGATCGACTCGACGATCTGCCGGTTCAGGGATTCGCTGCCGACGCCGTCGGCCACTTGCTTGAGCAACTGCTCGTTGAGCGATTCCAGCAGCGAGGCCGCCGTGGCGGCGGGGTCGGCCGCTGTCGGCTCTGCGGCGGCGCTGCGGGCCTGCTCCTTGTCCGTCATGATTTGTCTCCCACCGCCAGGATCTGCCGCACGGCCGCCGCCACCGTGGCGTTGCCGACGATGTTCATCGCCTGCTGGTGGCTGACCGCGTTCTCCAGGGCCAGGCCGACCGCATGGCTGGCGACCTGGGACAGCGTGGCGATGGCCGTGGACGGCGCAGAGCCCACGACCTGTACGTTCGATTGGGTGACGGCATCGGTGATTTGTGGATTGACGGTAGTCATGGGTTTCTCCTTGGGGATGGGCATCCGGAAGCCCGCCGCAGGAAAACGATAGATCAGCCGCGCCAAAGCGCCAGAAGCGCTCATTGCAGGACATTGCAGCCGGCCGGCGCAGAAAAGGCCGGTAACGGAAACGCAATGCGCCGAGCTGAAAACCGGCATGGACGCCCCGGATCGACCTAGGTATGATGTCGCCCGCTGCACCAGTAGCTCAGCTGGATAGAGTACTGCCCTCCGAAGGCAGGGGTCGTGGGTTCGAATCCCGCCTGGTGCGCCATGAACAGAAACGAGAAAGCCCCGAACCGCAAGGTCCGGGGCTTTTTTGTGGGTGTCGGAACGGGCCGGTTTCGAACCTACTCCGTCGTCCAGTCGAACTCGTCGTACCCGTCGTCCTCGTCTTCCCCGGCCTCCTCGTCAAAGACATCTTCCTCGTCAGCCACGTTCTCCTCTGCTTGGTTCAGCAGAAACTCCTTGCGGGCTTCGGTAATCGCTCGCCGCATCTCCTCGCCCTTTTCCGGGCAGTTGAGGAGTTGGGCGATGCGGTCGATTTTCGGTGCCACGGTGTTCTCCAGCGCATCGGCAATGCCCCGATAGTGCGCGCTTTTGCGGGGCAATGCCAAATCGCTGGCGGACGCAGCGGTCATTTTTCCTGCAATTGCGTGAGCCGCGCGTCGAGGTCGGTGCCCGGATAGCGCTTGTGCAGTTCGTTGAACAGCCTGTCGGCTGCCTGGGCCTGGCCGGCTTCGCGCAGGCGCAGGACCTCGCGCAGTTGCCGGTCGAGGCCGTTGGCCGGGGCCGCGGCGCGCTTGCTGGCCTTGGCCTCGTCGACGCTGTCGGCGCTGAACGCTTCGCTCTCCATCGGCGCCGCCCTTTCGGCCATCGGCGCCGGCGCAGGGGCCGACAGCGCGGCGGCCGGCGCGGCCAGCGAGCGGGATTCGGCCGCTTCCTTGCGGGCCGCAGGCGCATCGGGTTTGGCGGCGGGGGCGAAATCGTAGCGGGGCACCGGCTCGGGTGCCTGCTGCACCATGGACAGCATCAGCGCCACGCCGACCAGGCTGGCGAACGCCACCTGATAACGCGGCTGACGGCAAATCCGCAGCCAGCGCTGCCACAGGCCCGGTTCCGCGGCCGGCGCCTGTCGGCGGGCGGCGTCGAGGATGAACGCATCCAGGTGCGCCGGCGGTTCGCCAGCGTGGTGCTCGCGCACGTGCGCAGTCACCGGGTCTTCGGGTGTCCGGCGGGCGTCAGTCATGTCAGTACCTCCTCGGCCAGCAGCCGACGCAGTTTGTGCTGGGCGTAGCGCAGGCGGCTCTTGACCGTTTCCAGCGGTGTTTCGGTGAGGCTGGCGATCTGCGCCAGGTCGAGGTCGCCGTGGGCGCACAGCAGGAACACTTCGCGCTGGTCGGCGGGCAGGGCCTGCAAGGCGTTCTCCAGGCGCTGGCTGTCGCGGCTCAAACTCAACAGTTGTTCAGGGTCGGTGGTTTCGTCGCTGACGGCGTGCGCCTGCTCGTCGTAGCTGTCGTGCAGCGGCTGACGGGCGCCGTGCTTGCGCCAATGGTCGATCAAGCGGTTGCGGGCGATCTGGAACAGCCAGGTGCGGAACGTCGCCCGCCCCTGCGGTTGGCTGGCGCTGCGGATCAGGCTCAGCCAGGTTTCCTGGTACACCTCCTCCGCCAGTTCGGGCTGGCCGCTCAAGCCCAGCAGAAAACGGTACAGACTCTGACGGTGGCGGGCGTACAGAATCTCGAACGCCGCGCCGTCGCCCTCGCGGTAGCGCGCCAGCAGCGATTCGTCGCTGCTGGCGGCAAGGCTGTCCTTGGCTGCGAACAGCTGGCTGATGAAGCCTTTCAGGCCGCTCACTATTCGATCCGTCGCTCGGTGGCTTCGGGGGCCGATGCGGTGGTGTCGCGCAGGCTCCGGGTCAGCTCCACCAGTTGCACGAATTCGTTGCGCAGGCCGAAGCGGTCATCGCCACGGGCGCCACGGGCCAGGTCTTCGGTGTCCTTCAGGCTGAAATCGCCGGTGTAGCGCCCGTCCTTGAGCTGTTGGGAAAACGCGGCGACAGCAGCGGCGAACCGCAGGTCTTCGCTCGGCGGCGCGACCCGGTCGGCGATCGGCCGTTCGATGAGTAGACTTTTCCCACCCTGAGGCTGTTGATAGCGCACACGCAGCATCGCCAATTCTCCGTTCTTTTCCGACGCCGCCGCGCTGGCCTTGCCGTAGCGCAACGGCTCCAGCCAGCCCTTCCCGCCGCTCGGGACAATTTCGTACAGCGCGGTCACCGTATGCCCTGCACCGATTTCCCCGGCATCGACCTTGTCGTTGCTGAAGTCTTCGCGCTTCAGGGCCCGGTTCTCGTAGCCCAGCAACCGGTACTCGCTGACCTGCGCCGGGTTGAACTCCACTTGCAGTTTGACGTTCTTCGCCACCGTGGCCAGGGTCGAGCCCAACTGATCCACCAGCACCTTGCGCGCTTCGCGCAGGTTGTCGATGTAGGCGTAGTTGCCGTCGCCGGCGTCGGCCAGCTGTTCCATCAGGTGTTCATTGTAGTTATCCACACCAAAACCCAGGGTGGTCAGGGAGATGCCGGTCTTGCGTTTATCCACAGCCATTTGCTTGAGGCTGTCGAAGTCGCTGACGCCGACGTTGAAGTCACCGTCGGTGGCCAGCAGGATGCGGTTGATGCCGTTGGGGATGAACGCCTGCTGCGCCATCCGGTAGGCCAGTTCGATGCCCGAGGCGCCGGCCGTGGAGCCGCCCGCCGTCAGTTGCTCGATGGCATTGCGGATCTTCGCCTTGTCCCGTCCGGAGGTGGGTTCCAGCACCACCCGCGATTCGCCGGCATACACCACCAGCGATACCCGATCCTGCTCACGCAACTGATCGACCAGCAGTTTCAGGGTGCCTTTGACCATCGGCAGGCCTTCGCGGCGATCCATCGAGCCGGACACGTCCACCAGGAACACCAGGTTGGCCGGGGCCAGTTCCGCTACTGCGCGGTCGGATGCCTTGATGCCGATGCGCAGCAAGCGGGTGTGCGGGTTCCACGGCGTCGCGGCCAGTTCGGTGGTCACGCCGAACGGCGAGCCGTCGCCGGGCAGCGCGTAGGCGTAGGGGAAGTAATTGACCATCTCCTCCAGGCGCACCGCGCCTTCGGGCGGCAGGCGGCCCTGATTGAGCAGGCGACGGACGTTGGCGTAGGCGCCGGTGTCGACGTCGGCGCTGAAGGTCGAGACCGGTGACTCGGCGACACTGTGGACAGGATTGTCGGCCAGGGTCTGGTACTGCTCGCGGTACTCGTCGCGGTAGCCCTGTGGATAACTTTCTGCGGCGGGCACCGGCGCATAAGCGGCCATCGGTGCGGCGCGCAGGCTGCGCTTGGCCATCGCGCTGTCCGCCATGGCCGCTTCCTCCCTGATTTGCGGGGCGGAGGGAGCCGGCGGCGCCACTGCGGCGGAATCCGGTGCGGAGGACACCCCGCAGCCGGCGATGACCAGCATCACAGCGGCGGCGACGGGACGCAGAAACAGGGAAGGAAAGGACATGGGGGGCTGACCTCGGGCGGAAATTGATCCATTCATCCCGTGAGACGGACAGCCCCTCGCGTTCGGGTTAACCCCGGACAACTTTTTTTCAGCGGTGGTAGCGCCGCACTGCGCTGCTGTTGCGCAGCACGTGGCCCTTGATCTTGTCCATCAGCTCGGCGCGGGTCAGCCCGGCCGGCAAGGCGTCCGGAGCCAGGTCCAGGGCGTAGATCTGGATGATGTAGTGGTGGGCGCTGTCGCCGACCGGCGGGCACGGGCCGATGTAATGGGTGGTGCCTTTGCTGTTGGTGCCGCCGACGCCTTCGAGGGCCGACTTGGCGCCGACGCCGGCCGGGATCTGCCGGGTGGAGGCCTTGATGCCGTAATGAATCCAGTGATCGACGCCCAGGCCCTTCTGGCCGTCCGGGTCGTGCATGACGATGGCGTAGCTCTGGGTACCGGCGGGGCCCGCGTTCCAGCTCAGGGCCGGCGACTGGTTCTTGCCGCCGCAGCCGCTGGCGTCGCTGGCCGCTGCCGAGGTGAACAGGCGGTTGTCCGATACGCCGGGGATGCTGAGGGTGAAGCGCTCCTGGGCCTGCGCCGGCAACTGCACGCAAAGGGCGACGGCAAGGGCCGCCAGCCAAGGGTTGAGAGAAATCGATCGGGTCATTCCGGGAGCACCTTGTGCGGTTGGGCCTTCGTCGGCCTGCAAACTATAGCCGTACCGTTCATGCCGTGGCAGTGGCAATTGGCTGAACCTGGGAATCGGCGCCAAACTCGTAAGAGAAACACTTGCGTGGAGCACGATCATGTCCCTGCACCGTGTCGCCCGTTTCGCCGATGTCCCCGAAGACCGTGGCTTGCCGGTGCAGGTCGGCGAGCAGAAGATCCTGCTGGTGCGCGCCGGAACAAGCCTGCGTGCGTTCCAGGGCGAGTGCCCCCACGCCGGGGCGCCGTTGGCCGAGGGGGCGATCTGCCATGGGCGCCTGATCTGCCCGTGGCACAAAGGCGCGTTTCGCCTCGAGGACGGTGCGCTGTGCGAACCGCCGGCCCTCGACGGCCTCCTCCGCTACCCGCTGGAGCTGCGCGGCGACGAGGTGTGGGTCGACGACCAGCCCTTGGCGGATCCGCACACGCCGCCGGCGGACGATCCGCGCACCTTCATCATCGTCGGCGCGGGCGCCGGGGGCACCGCCTGCGCCGCCGCGCTGCGGGAGAAAGGGTTCGGCGGACGAATCGTCATGGTCGACCGCGAGCCGGGCGCCGGGTACGACCGCACGGTGCTGAGCAAATTCGTGCTGTCCGGGGAAATGCCGCCCGAGGAAACCCCGCCGCTGCGCGATGACGGGTTTTACCGGGCGCAGCGCATCGAACGCCTCGAAGACGAAGTCACCGCCCTCGACACCGCCGCGAAGACCCTGCACCTGAGGCACGGCGCGAACCTGGCCTATGACGCCGCCGTGCTGGCCACCGGCGGCTCGCCCAACCGGCTGACGCTGCCCGGCGCCGACCTGCCGCAGGTCTTCGTGCTGCGCTCCAGGCTCCAGGCCGAATGCATCCTGGACAGCGCCCGCCCCGGCCAGCGCGCAGTGATCGTCGGCGACGGATTCATCGCCCTGGAGTGTGCCTCGGCCTTGCGCCAGCTCGGCCTCGACGTGACGGTGATCGCCCGCCACGCCGTGCCCTTCGCGGCCCGTTTCGGCGATGCCGTGGGCCGGGCGGTGCGGGCGCTGCACGAGGACAACGGCGTCAAGTTCATCACCGGGCATGAGGCGTGCGAAATCATCGGCGACGGCAAGGTCGAGGCGGTGCTGCTCGACAATGGCCTGCGCCTGTCGGCGGACCTGGTGCTGGCGGGGATCGGCGTGCACCCGGCCACCGAAGCCTTCGCGTCGCTACCGCGGGAAAAGGACCTGTCGCTGCGGGTGGACGACGGCATGCGCGCGGCCCAGGACGTGTGGGCCATCGGCGACATCGCCACGTTCCCGCTCAACGGCCGGCCCGAACGCATCGAGCACTGGCGCCTGGCCCAGCAGCAGGCGCGGATCGCGGCGGCCAACATGCTCGGCGGCGAGGAACATTACCTGGACGTGCCGTACTTCTGGACCTGGCATTTCGGCAGGAGCTACGATTGCCTGGGCCATGCCGCGCACTGGGATGAGGTGGGGTTCAACGGCGACCCCGGCCAGCCGCCCTTCATCGGCCTGTTCGGCAGCCACGGCGTGGTGGTGGCCGCCGTGGCCTGCGAAGAGGACCGGGCCATGGCCCTGCTGGCCGAACGCATGAAGCAGCCTTTGCCGATGGAGGAAGCCTGGCGGCTGATCCGCAGGCTCAAGTGATCCGGTGGCTCGGCTCGCGGTTGTCGTCGTCCTCGGCGTGCAGGAAGATCACCCGGGGATGCTCCAGCGGCGCCAGCGGCGGCGGCAGCTCATCGGGCGTCACCGGCCAGAAGTGCGGCACCACATGGCTGACGTCGCCTTCCTGGTCGTTGTGGATGGTCATCACCCCGCTGCCGCGCAGCTTCTGCAGGCGGTCGTCGCACAGCTTGAAGCTTTTGCTCAAGCCTTCATCGTCCACCACCGGCGCCGGCAGGCGGCGCTGGGCGAAGCTTTTGCTCTTGCGCTGCTGGTAGCGCGCCCAGCCGATCAGGATCACCGCGTTGACCAGCGCCACCCACAGGTAGATCTGCAGGGTGCCCAGGGCCTCGAACGCGGAATTGTCGATCCGCGGCCCGCCTTCGTGGGTGTCGATCAGCGGCCACAGCCCGCGCACCAGCAAGTACAGCAGGCCGACCCAGGCGAGCACGGTGATGAACACATCGACCACCACCAGGAAGGGCCGTTGGCGGGTCCGGATGATTTTCATTTGATGACCTCCTCTTCGTCGTCCCCGACCGGTTTGATGCCCCGGTCGGGACTGACCCAGCGCGCCCGCTTCTGGTGCTGGCCGAACAGCACTTTGGGGAAACTGACCAGCGTGGTCAGCAGGCTGATGAACCAGAACACCAACGGGTACCAGACCACCCAGAACATGGTCTTGCCCAGCCCCGGCTCGTAGCGCCGGTCGATCACGATGCTGACCGCGAACTGCACCAGGCAGACGAACGCCAGCAACAGCCCGGTGAACGCCGGCGGCATCAGGTGGTGCACCGCGATGGCTTCCGGCAGCGCCACGAATTTGCCGACCGCCCAGAAGATCACCGACAGCAGGAAGGTGAACGCCCAGCCGGTGGACAGGCAGTATTCGAACAGCAGCGGCCAGAGGTAGCGGTGGCGGTACTGCCAGATCCCGCGGATGTTCTTGAACAGCACTTCGGCGCCGCCCTGGGCCCAGCGCAGGCGCTGCTTCCACAGGCCGCGCAGGGTTTCGGGCATGAGGATCCAGCACAGCGCGCGGGGCTCGTAGAAGATGCTCCAGTGATCCAGCTGCAGCTTCCAACTGATGTCGATGTCTTCGGTGATCATGTCCGGGCTCCAGTAGCCGACCCGGTGCAGCGCCGTGCGGCGGAAGGCGACGATCACCCCGGACACGGTGAAGATCCGCCCGAACACCCGCTGGGTGCGCTTGATCAAGCCGATGATCGAGGAAAATTCGCCGACCTGCACCCGCCCGACCAGGGTGGAACGGGT from Pseudomonas ekonensis encodes the following:
- the pgaD gene encoding poly-beta-1,6-N-acetyl-D-glucosamine biosynthesis protein PgaD, producing the protein MKIIRTRQRPFLVVVDVFITVLAWVGLLYLLVRGLWPLIDTHEGGPRIDNSAFEALGTLQIYLWVALVNAVILIGWARYQQRKSKSFAQRRLPAPVVDDEGLSKSFKLCDDRLQKLRGSGVMTIHNDQEGDVSHVVPHFWPVTPDELPPPLAPLEHPRVIFLHAEDDDNREPSHRIT
- a CDS encoding FAD-dependent oxidoreductase, producing MSLHRVARFADVPEDRGLPVQVGEQKILLVRAGTSLRAFQGECPHAGAPLAEGAICHGRLICPWHKGAFRLEDGALCEPPALDGLLRYPLELRGDEVWVDDQPLADPHTPPADDPRTFIIVGAGAGGTACAAALREKGFGGRIVMVDREPGAGYDRTVLSKFVLSGEMPPEETPPLRDDGFYRAQRIERLEDEVTALDTAAKTLHLRHGANLAYDAAVLATGGSPNRLTLPGADLPQVFVLRSRLQAECILDSARPGQRAVIVGDGFIALECASALRQLGLDVTVIARHAVPFAARFGDAVGRAVRALHEDNGVKFITGHEACEIIGDGKVEAVLLDNGLRLSADLVLAGIGVHPATEAFASLPREKDLSLRVDDGMRAAQDVWAIGDIATFPLNGRPERIEHWRLAQQQARIAAANMLGGEEHYLDVPYFWTWHFGRSYDCLGHAAHWDEVGFNGDPGQPPFIGLFGSHGVVVAAVACEEDRAMALLAERMKQPLPMEEAWRLIRRLK
- a CDS encoding RebB family R body protein, with the protein product MTTVNPQITDAVTQSNVQVVGSAPSTAIATLSQVASHAVGLALENAVSHQQAMNIVGNATVAAAVRQILAVGDKS
- the pgaC gene encoding poly-beta-1,6-N-acetyl-D-glucosamine synthase yields the protein MLDRLLALLVLALVLGVPLGLIFLVTGQFLMDFVFFYPLFMSGLWISGGLYFWLHWERHWPWKDDTLPPPLAGEPLISILIPCYNEGDNAADTIHAALAQHYPNIEVIAINDGSKDNTAEVLDALAKEDPRLRVLHLAENQGKAVALRMGAIAARSEYLVCIDGDALLAPNTAAYLVAPMLDNARLGAVTGNPRIRTRSTLVGRVQVGEFSSIIGLIKRTQRVFGRIFTVSGVIVAFRRTALHRVGYWSPDMITEDIDISWKLQLDHWSIFYEPRALCWILMPETLRGLWKQRLRWAQGGAEVLFKNIRGIWQYRHRYLWPLLFEYCLSTGWAFTFLLSVIFWAVGKFVALPEAIAVHHLMPPAFTGLLLAFVCLVQFAVSIVIDRRYEPGLGKTMFWVVWYPLVFWFISLLTTLVSFPKVLFGQHQKRARWVSPDRGIKPVGDDEEEVIK
- the gabD gene encoding NADP-dependent succinate-semialdehyde dehydrogenase, whose product is MQLKDTQLFRQQAFIDGAWVDADNGQTIKVNNPATGEILGTVPKMGTAETRRAIEAADKALPAWRALTAKERASKLRRWFELIIENQDDLARLMTLEQGKPLAEAKGEIVYAASFIEWFAEEAKRIYGDVIPGHQPDKRLIVIKQPIGVTAAITPWNFPAAMITRKAGPALAAGCTMVLKPASQTPFSAFALAELAQRAGIPKGVFSVVTGSAGDIGSELTGNPTVRKLSFTGSTEIGRQLMSECAKDIKKVSLELGGNAPFIVFDDADLDKAVEGAIISKYRNNGQTCVCANRLYIQDAVYDAFAEKLKAAVAKLKIGNGLEEGTTTGPLIDEKAVAKVQEHIADAVGKGATVLSGGKPMQGNFFEPTILTNVSKDAAVAKEETFGPLAPLFRFKDEAEVIAMSNDTEFGLASYFYARDLGRVFRVAEALEYGMVGVNTGLISNEVAPFGGIKASGLGREGSKYGIEDYLEIKYLCLGV
- a CDS encoding vWA domain-containing protein, translating into MSFPSLFLRPVAAAVMLVIAGCGVSSAPDSAAVAPPAPSAPQIREEAAMADSAMAKRSLRAAPMAAYAPVPAAESYPQGYRDEYREQYQTLADNPVHSVAESPVSTFSADVDTGAYANVRRLLNQGRLPPEGAVRLEEMVNYFPYAYALPGDGSPFGVTTELAATPWNPHTRLLRIGIKASDRAVAELAPANLVFLVDVSGSMDRREGLPMVKGTLKLLVDQLREQDRVSLVVYAGESRVVLEPTSGRDKAKIRNAIEQLTAGGSTAGASGIELAYRMAQQAFIPNGINRILLATDGDFNVGVSDFDSLKQMAVDKRKTGISLTTLGFGVDNYNEHLMEQLADAGDGNYAYIDNLREARKVLVDQLGSTLATVAKNVKLQVEFNPAQVSEYRLLGYENRALKREDFSNDKVDAGEIGAGHTVTALYEIVPSGGKGWLEPLRYGKASAAASEKNGELAMLRVRYQQPQGGKSLLIERPIADRVAPPSEDLRFAAAVAAFSQQLKDGRYTGDFSLKDTEDLARGARGDDRFGLRNEFVQLVELTRSLRDTTASAPEATERRIE
- a CDS encoding RebB family R body protein — protein: MATVNDQITDAVTQTNVNVLAEAPAMALGSLYQSMAHSTGILFENAVNAQQQQNILAQAAATQGVMQIYSLDTTADALATRNILQDAAAKAPKT
- the gabT gene encoding 4-aminobutyrate--2-oxoglutarate transaminase — translated: MSKTNADLMARRVAAVPRGVGQIHPIFADSAKNATVTDVEGREFIDFAGGIAVLNTGHVHPKIIAAVTEQLNKLTHTCFQVLAYEPYVELCEKINARVPGDFAKKTLLVTTGSEAVENAVKIARAATGRAGVIAFTGAYHGRTMMTLGLTGKVVPYSAGMGLMPGGIFRALYPNELHGVSIDDSIASIERIFKNDAEPKDIAAIIIEPVQGEGGFYVAPKEFMKRLRALCDQHGILLIADEVQTGAGRTGTFFAMEQMGVAADLTTFAKSIAGGFPLAGVCGKAEYMDAIAPGGLGGTYAGSPIACAAALAVMEVFEEEKLLDRCKAVGERLVTGLKAIQAKYPVIGEVRALGAMIAVELFENGDSHKPNPTAVAAVVAKAREKGLILLSCGTYGNVLRVLVPLTSPDEQLDKGLKIIEECFAEL
- a CDS encoding RNA polymerase sigma factor, whose translation is MFAAKDSLAASSDESLLARYREGDGAAFEILYARHRQSLYRFLLGLSGQPELAEEVYQETWLSLIRSASQPQGRATFRTWLFQIARNRLIDHWRKHGARQPLHDSYDEQAHAVSDETTDPEQLLSLSRDSQRLENALQALPADQREVFLLCAHGDLDLAQIASLTETPLETVKSRLRYAQHKLRRLLAEEVLT
- a CDS encoding YbhB/YbcL family Raf kinase inhibitor-like protein, which produces MTRSISLNPWLAALAVALCVQLPAQAQERFTLSIPGVSDNRLFTSAAASDASGCGGKNQSPALSWNAGPAGTQSYAIVMHDPDGQKGLGVDHWIHYGIKASTRQIPAGVGAKSALEGVGGTNSKGTTHYIGPCPPVGDSAHHYIIQIYALDLAPDALPAGLTRAELMDKIKGHVLRNSSAVRRYHR